In Paenibacillus guangzhouensis, a single window of DNA contains:
- a CDS encoding nucleobase:cation symporter-2 family protein, with protein sequence MQLHRHPLKTLSLGFQHVLAMYAGAVIVPLIVAGNLGMSQTELTYLVGIDLLMCGVATLLQLWNNRFFGIGLPVVLGCAFQAVAPMITIGKQFGVSAIYGAIIASGLFVVLFSGLFGKLIRFFPPVVTGSVVTTIGVTLIPVALTDLGGGQGAEDFGSIENLLLGFGVLIVIILINRFSGGFMRAISILLGLVLGTVAAGFMGKVDLHPVLDASWLHPIKPFYFGTPKFELSAIVTMIIVAIVSVAESTGVFMALGKIMDREITSKDLAKGYRAEGLAIMLGGIFNAFPYTTYSQNVGLIQMSRVKTRDVIVTAGGILVLLGFVPKIAAMTTIVPTSVLGGAMIAMFGMVVSSGIRMLGSSVDLNNHENLLIIACSVGMGLGVTVVPNLFHALPDWLNILTGNGIVAGTFTAISLNILFHVLRRSKPAETEEV encoded by the coding sequence ATGCAACTCCATCGTCATCCGCTCAAGACGTTATCTCTTGGGTTTCAACATGTGTTAGCCATGTACGCAGGCGCCGTCATCGTACCGCTTATTGTAGCGGGTAATCTCGGGATGAGTCAAACGGAGCTCACGTATTTGGTAGGAATTGATCTATTAATGTGCGGTGTGGCGACACTACTGCAACTATGGAATAATCGGTTTTTTGGGATCGGACTGCCTGTTGTGCTGGGTTGTGCGTTCCAAGCGGTTGCACCCATGATTACCATTGGCAAACAGTTCGGCGTATCCGCAATTTATGGCGCGATTATCGCTTCAGGTTTGTTCGTCGTCCTTTTCTCAGGGCTATTCGGGAAGTTAATTCGATTCTTCCCGCCAGTCGTAACCGGATCGGTGGTCACGACGATTGGGGTTACGCTGATTCCAGTTGCTCTAACGGATTTAGGCGGCGGACAAGGGGCTGAGGATTTCGGAAGCATAGAGAACTTATTGCTAGGCTTTGGCGTCCTTATCGTCATTATTCTGATCAATCGGTTCTCGGGCGGATTTATGCGCGCCATTTCGATCTTGTTAGGGCTTGTACTGGGTACAGTCGCTGCTGGATTTATGGGTAAAGTCGACTTGCATCCGGTGCTTGACGCGAGCTGGCTACATCCCATTAAGCCGTTCTATTTCGGTACGCCTAAGTTCGAGCTGTCCGCGATTGTGACGATGATTATTGTTGCTATTGTGAGTGTGGCGGAGTCGACAGGGGTGTTTATGGCCTTAGGCAAAATTATGGATCGAGAGATTACGTCGAAGGATTTGGCCAAAGGATACCGTGCAGAGGGACTCGCGATTATGCTCGGCGGGATCTTTAATGCATTCCCATACACGACGTATTCACAGAACGTTGGCCTGATTCAAATGAGCCGTGTGAAGACGCGGGATGTGATCGTGACAGCAGGGGGAATACTCGTCCTGCTCGGATTCGTACCGAAGATCGCTGCGATGACGACAATCGTGCCGACGTCTGTGCTTGGCGGCGCGATGATCGCAATGTTCGGGATGGTCGTATCTTCCGGGATTCGGATGCTCGGTTCGTCGGTCGATTTGAACAACCACGAGAATTTACTTATCATCGCCTGTTCCGTTGGTATGGGGCTTGGCGTTACCGTAGTGCCGAATTTATTTCATGCGCTTCCCGACTGGTTGAATATTCTAACCGGGAATGGGATCGTAGCTGGAACCTTTACGGCGATTTCGTTGAATATCCTATTTCACGTCCTTCGGCGGAGTAAGCCGGCAGAGACAGAAGAAGTATAA
- a CDS encoding diacylglycerol/lipid kinase family protein produces the protein MTTGERLFLYFFIINELAGNGAGGRVWGEIEPILKARGVPYRYAITSSAAQAQQCVRDAIAEQPPTLVAVLGGDGTIHSIVPLLSASGIPLAVIPAGSGNDTARGFGIPRKPLAALDVALSGRMRSIDLIGTAGGERTLTALAVGFDAEVANAVNASGYKAWCNRLGIGRLAYIIGVLQTLFRYQPARLELSVDGSTAQTFNEAWLVAVTNTTSYGGGLRICPEAHTDDGALDICVVHRCTKWQLLRLFPTILFGRHTKLPFVTMLRASKVEIQSELQRIGFGDGEQVAVTPLTAEIHPGALRLMTAQG, from the coding sequence ATGACAACTGGGGAGCGATTATTCTTGTATTTCTTCATCATCAATGAACTAGCTGGCAACGGTGCAGGCGGACGCGTATGGGGCGAGATCGAGCCTATCCTGAAGGCTCGAGGCGTCCCCTATCGCTACGCCATCACCTCTAGCGCGGCACAGGCCCAGCAGTGCGTGCGCGATGCGATTGCCGAGCAGCCGCCTACGCTGGTGGCGGTGCTCGGAGGCGACGGCACGATTCACAGCATCGTGCCGCTGCTCTCCGCGAGCGGCATTCCGCTCGCGGTTATCCCTGCGGGATCGGGGAACGATACCGCGCGGGGGTTCGGCATCCCGCGCAAGCCGCTGGCGGCGCTGGATGTAGCATTATCAGGGCGCATGCGCAGCATCGACCTGATCGGCACGGCCGGCGGCGAGCGGACGCTAACGGCGCTCGCGGTCGGGTTCGACGCGGAAGTCGCGAACGCGGTGAACGCGAGCGGCTATAAGGCCTGGTGCAACCGGCTCGGCATCGGTCGGCTCGCTTATATTATCGGCGTCCTACAGACGTTGTTCCGCTATCAACCCGCTCGGCTTGAGTTAAGCGTAGACGGCAGCACAGCGCAGACATTCAACGAAGCTTGGCTCGTCGCCGTTACGAATACGACTTCGTATGGCGGCGGACTCCGAATCTGTCCGGAAGCGCATACAGACGACGGTGCATTAGATATCTGCGTCGTGCATCGCTGCACGAAATGGCAGTTGTTACGACTATTCCCTACGATCCTCTTCGGTCGGCATACGAAGCTGCCATTCGTCACAATGCTTCGCGCTTCCAAGGTGGAGATTCAATCCGAGCTGCAGCGTATCGGATTCGGGGACGGTGAACAGGTCGCTGTAACGCCGCTTACGGCTGAGATTCATCCTGGGGCTCTTCGTTTGATGACGGCACAAGGATAG
- a CDS encoding transposase: MGKEKDMNPVSHERVEVDGIYTNELGQEEHLHRGQTFPANVILGTTEWELKEYMFSNHHEGTTDPRLVPKKDEIENQKKQVHPRLHQDQSDK; encoded by the coding sequence ATGGGCAAGGAGAAAGATATGAACCCCGTCTCGCACGAACGGGTTGAAGTTGATGGTATCTATACGAATGAATTGGGACAAGAAGAGCATCTCCATCGCGGACAGACCTTCCCGGCTAATGTCATTCTAGGTACAACGGAATGGGAACTTAAAGAGTATATGTTCAGTAATCACCATGAGGGCACGACAGATCCGCGGCTAGTGCCCAAAAAAGATGAAATCGAAAATCAGAAGAAACAAGTTCACCCGCGACTTCATCAAGATCAATCGGATAAATAA
- a CDS encoding MFS transporter, translating into MLKMNKLSMGLEMSLLATILFLVEFVRGAALISFIPIYGKNILFIPVAMIGVAVTAHYLTDTVLKSVIGYLLDRFSIRFIVHTGLLITCAGMFLFQYAHTAWVFVLASALYGIGISPIWIVCLTKVTEENRATQMGFLYTIWLVGMGLGPVVCNLVIEHYPILTYWMLVALSVLAWVLSLFMTNKKVNQVRAIPFREQLSILKERLKAMKPLLPGMILQTTGASMIVPILPSFAEESLRLTNTEYTLLLLFGGACTVIGLIPMGKLSDRFGKKWFLVLGFLIFAFALFSISQGPSLGMAYVWAIVLGISYAAVLPAWNALLAQYVPPAQQGLGWGIFSTVEGIGVMIGPVLGGFLASIMSTQQVVFISSILFGLIALFYVFFPFRLITDEPSRGK; encoded by the coding sequence ATGCTGAAAATGAATAAACTGTCCATGGGACTTGAAATGAGCTTACTCGCCACCATTCTATTCCTTGTTGAGTTCGTTCGCGGTGCGGCACTCATCAGCTTCATTCCGATTTACGGTAAGAACATCCTCTTCATTCCTGTTGCGATGATCGGTGTAGCCGTGACGGCTCATTATTTGACGGATACGGTGCTTAAATCGGTTATCGGTTATTTGCTGGATCGATTCTCGATCCGCTTCATTGTTCACACGGGTCTGCTCATTACCTGCGCAGGGATGTTCCTCTTCCAATATGCGCATACCGCATGGGTGTTCGTTCTAGCTTCGGCTTTGTACGGGATTGGCATCTCTCCCATCTGGATTGTCTGTCTAACCAAAGTGACAGAGGAGAACCGCGCGACGCAAATGGGCTTTCTCTATACGATTTGGCTCGTCGGTATGGGGCTCGGTCCTGTCGTCTGTAACCTTGTCATCGAACATTATCCGATTCTGACTTATTGGATGCTGGTCGCACTCTCTGTCCTCGCATGGGTGCTGTCTCTATTCATGACGAATAAAAAAGTCAATCAAGTGAGAGCTATTCCCTTTCGCGAACAGCTCAGCATCTTGAAAGAGCGGCTAAAGGCCATGAAACCGCTGCTGCCGGGTATGATTCTCCAGACAACCGGAGCGAGTATGATCGTACCCATCTTACCGAGCTTCGCCGAAGAGTCGCTGCGTCTGACCAATACAGAATATACACTGCTGCTCCTCTTCGGCGGCGCTTGTACGGTCATTGGATTGATTCCGATGGGCAAGCTATCCGATCGGTTCGGCAAGAAATGGTTCCTCGTGCTGGGATTCCTAATCTTTGCCTTTGCGTTGTTCTCCATCTCCCAAGGCCCTAGCCTTGGTATGGCCTACGTATGGGCGATCGTACTCGGGATCTCCTACGCGGCTGTGCTTCCAGCATGGAATGCGCTGCTGGCACAATATGTTCCGCCTGCACAGCAAGGCCTCGGTTGGGGGATATTCTCGACGGTCGAAGGGATTGGCGTCATGATCGGTCCGGTACTTGGCGGTTTTCTAGCTTCCATCATGAGCACGCAGCAGGTTGTCTTCATTAGTTCTATCTTATTCGGGCTCATTGCCCTCTTCTATGTATTCTTTCCGTTTCGATTGATTACAGACGAGCCGTCAAGGGGGAAGTAA
- a CDS encoding ABC transporter ATP-binding protein codes for MSNDNIVVQLEHVTKVIGGKTIINDLSFSVERGEVYGFLGPNGSGKTTTIRMMLGLISMTKGEIYIEGHSVRKERSKAVSYVGAIVENPELYKYMTGYKNLIHFARMSATPVSKERIQEIVKLVDLEKAIHQKVKTYSLGMRQRLGIAQALLHDPSILILDEPTNGLDPAGIHELRDYLRKLASEENIAVVVSSHLLSEIELMCDRVVIIQNGQYVDERTIKGVDLTHQKQPVAIEVDDRVLTKQLLEPYDIINIEQNIVVVNLEKGQIPDVIALLAEHHVRIYQVATQKESLEDMFLSLTKGGDR; via the coding sequence ATGTCTAATGATAATATTGTGGTTCAGCTCGAACATGTAACCAAAGTAATTGGAGGGAAGACCATTATTAACGATCTGTCATTTTCCGTTGAGCGCGGGGAAGTTTACGGATTTCTTGGTCCGAATGGCTCCGGGAAAACGACGACGATCCGTATGATGCTCGGACTCATCTCGATGACGAAAGGTGAAATCTACATCGAAGGACACAGTGTGCGCAAAGAGCGTTCAAAGGCTGTATCTTACGTTGGCGCGATTGTAGAGAATCCGGAGCTGTACAAATATATGACGGGCTACAAAAATTTGATTCATTTTGCGCGAATGAGTGCAACGCCAGTGAGCAAAGAACGGATTCAAGAAATTGTGAAGCTGGTTGATCTAGAGAAAGCAATCCATCAGAAAGTGAAGACCTATTCGTTAGGCATGCGTCAACGCTTGGGGATTGCACAAGCGCTTCTCCATGATCCATCTATTCTCATTTTGGATGAACCGACGAATGGATTAGATCCGGCAGGGATTCATGAATTGCGTGATTACTTGCGTAAGTTGGCTTCCGAAGAGAACATTGCGGTTGTCGTCTCCAGTCACTTGTTATCCGAGATCGAATTGATGTGTGACCGTGTTGTCATTATCCAGAATGGCCAATATGTTGATGAGCGTACGATTAAAGGTGTCGATCTGACACATCAGAAGCAGCCGGTTGCGATTGAAGTGGACGACCGCGTGCTTACGAAGCAGCTCCTTGAACCTTACGACATTATCAATATCGAACAGAATATTGTTGTCGTTAATTTAGAGAAGGGCCAGATACCTGATGTGATCGCATTGCTTGCTGAGCATCATGTACGGATCTATCAGGTGGCGACGCAGAAAGAATCGCTCGAAGATATGTTCTTGTCGCTCACCAAAGGAGGAGACCGTTAA
- a CDS encoding ABC transporter permease, which yields MFMKLFQNEWMKMNSKRQGLYFNLFIIVMMGGIGLVIKLFVKGASEEMDAYTFLSLLSQMMPMIIMLFGVVIGAQIVTDEFKDGTIKQLLIRPASRASVLMSKYVAAIVMFLLTYVVMIVAGFAIGAVFFGIGEGSIVDQIVSISYGIPFSIFLLTVSFAAGVFTTSLGLSIGIGLFINIFSSMFGLMAGSKEWSKYVVLKYTSLAPYANGAVDSLGVNMWFALTITILTIALFAILSIVRFRTREIN from the coding sequence ATGTTTATGAAGTTATTTCAGAATGAATGGATGAAGATGAACAGCAAGAGACAAGGATTATACTTCAACCTGTTCATCATCGTAATGATGGGCGGAATTGGGCTGGTCATTAAGCTCTTCGTTAAAGGTGCTTCAGAAGAGATGGATGCGTATACGTTTTTGTCTTTACTGTCTCAAATGATGCCGATGATCATTATGCTGTTCGGGGTTGTCATCGGGGCGCAGATTGTTACAGATGAATTTAAGGATGGCACGATTAAACAGCTATTGATCCGTCCAGCGAGTCGAGCTTCCGTCCTCATGTCCAAATACGTTGCAGCGATTGTGATGTTCTTGTTGACATATGTCGTGATGATCGTCGCAGGATTTGCGATTGGTGCCGTATTTTTTGGCATAGGTGAAGGTTCCATTGTTGATCAGATTGTCTCCATATCGTATGGCATACCTTTCTCGATCTTCTTGCTTACGGTATCCTTTGCAGCTGGCGTGTTCACGACAAGCCTTGGGTTATCCATCGGAATTGGACTCTTCATTAATATCTTCAGTAGCATGTTCGGCTTAATGGCTGGCAGTAAAGAATGGTCCAAATACGTCGTGTTGAAATATACAAGTCTTGCGCCTTATGCGAATGGGGCAGTGGACTCATTAGGCGTGAATATGTGGTTCGCCTTGACCATCACGATTCTTACGATTGCTCTCTTCGCTATTTTGAGCATCGTTCGATTCAGAACAAGAGAAATTAATTAA
- the coxB gene encoding cytochrome c oxidase subunit II, whose amino-acid sequence MMNRWHAVKRLLPILAGLALLLSACGRADLSTLQPQGPIAEKQYDLMKLSIGMMIVVVVIVFLILAYVLIRFRRRPGQTEIPKQVEGSHKLEIIWTVIPIILLVILVVPTVKYVFEFAQDYSKDKNAIQVKVTSHQYWWEFDYPDYGIKTGQELVIPTTKKISLQLNTVDVLHSFWVPSLFGKIDTNPEGNTNKMYFEAPKAGVYRGKCAELCGQSHALMDFKVKAVDEAKFDAWVQEMKAPAVLPEDPQLAAAFEKKCLSCHAVGDKGGTLGPNLTGIGNKQAVAGVLLNDETPVEENLKNWIADPEKVKPGSKMPKVTLSTEELDGISKYLANYKLQYDNGK is encoded by the coding sequence ATGATGAATCGGTGGCATGCAGTAAAGCGGCTCCTTCCAATTTTGGCAGGTTTGGCGCTTTTACTTTCCGCTTGCGGCCGTGCGGATCTGTCGACATTACAGCCGCAAGGACCTATTGCAGAGAAGCAGTATGATTTAATGAAATTATCAATTGGTATGATGATCGTCGTAGTCGTGATCGTGTTCTTGATCTTAGCCTACGTACTCATTCGTTTCCGTAGACGCCCAGGGCAGACGGAAATACCGAAACAAGTCGAAGGCAGTCACAAATTGGAGATCATTTGGACCGTAATCCCGATCATCCTGTTGGTGATTCTTGTTGTGCCTACGGTTAAGTACGTGTTTGAGTTTGCGCAGGATTATTCCAAAGATAAGAATGCGATTCAGGTGAAGGTCACTTCGCATCAATATTGGTGGGAATTTGATTATCCTGATTACGGAATTAAGACGGGTCAAGAGCTTGTTATTCCGACGACGAAGAAGATTTCTCTTCAATTAAACACGGTTGACGTGCTTCACTCATTCTGGGTTCCATCGTTGTTCGGTAAAATCGATACCAACCCTGAAGGAAATACGAATAAGATGTACTTCGAAGCGCCAAAAGCCGGCGTTTATCGCGGTAAATGCGCAGAGTTATGCGGTCAGTCCCACGCCTTGATGGATTTCAAAGTCAAAGCGGTGGACGAAGCGAAATTCGACGCTTGGGTTCAAGAGATGAAGGCTCCTGCTGTATTGCCTGAAGATCCGCAACTTGCAGCTGCATTCGAGAAGAAATGTCTTTCTTGCCATGCTGTAGGGGATAAAGGCGGTACGCTCGGTCCGAACTTGACGGGCATCGGCAATAAGCAAGCGGTTGCTGGCGTGTTGCTGAACGATGAGACGCCTGTGGAAGAGAACCTTAAGAATTGGATCGCTGATCCAGAGAAAGTTAAACCAGGTTCAAAAATGCCGAAAGTTACTTTATCTACAGAAGAGTTAGACGGCATTTCGAAGTACCTTGCGAATTATAAATTACAATATGACAACGGGAAGTAA
- the ctaD gene encoding cytochrome c oxidase subunit I has protein sequence MDWLTTVDHKKIGILYLIAGGLFFLIGGIEAILIRIQLMQPKLDFVSAQTFNELITMHGTTMIFLAVMPIIFALMNAIIPLQIGARDVAFPFLNSLGFWTFFFGGLLLNLSWIVGGAPDAGWTSYMPLASNTYSNTHGVDFYSLGLQIAGIGTLLGGINFLVTIINMRAPGMTFMRMPMFTWAVFITSALILFAFPAITVGLVLLTFDRLFGANFFEIANGGNAVLWEHIFWIFGHPEVYILILPAFGIISEVVSTFSRKRLFGYSSMVFATILIGFLGFMVWAHHMFTAGLGPVANALFSIATMLIAVPTGIKIFNWLFTLWGGQLTFNTSSLFAIGFIPTFVMGGVTGVMLASAPADFQYHDSYFVVAHFHYVIVGGLVFGLFSGLFYWWPKMFGRVLNEGLGKITFWTFFIGFHMTFFVQHFLGLMGMPRRVFTYLPNQGFDTMNLISSIGAFLMGVGTIVFLINIAVTAAKPKNAPNDPWVDGRTLEWTIPSPAPEYNFKQTPLVRGLDAYWKEKMAGNKEVPAAEPVGSIHMPSPSIIPFMMSVGLFIAGFGFMFAKDEFANGFVGMLFNNYIVAILGLVITFGGMFLRSVFDDHGWHIEPEELEDKGVKA, from the coding sequence ATGGATTGGCTCACAACCGTTGACCATAAGAAAATCGGTATTCTATATCTTATCGCCGGCGGATTGTTCTTTCTCATCGGCGGTATTGAAGCGATTCTCATTCGGATTCAGTTGATGCAGCCGAAGCTGGACTTCGTATCTGCTCAGACATTTAATGAATTGATTACGATGCACGGAACGACGATGATCTTCCTTGCGGTCATGCCAATCATTTTCGCTTTGATGAATGCGATTATTCCGCTTCAGATCGGTGCGCGCGACGTAGCGTTCCCATTCTTGAACTCACTCGGATTCTGGACATTCTTCTTCGGCGGCTTGCTCCTTAACTTGAGCTGGATCGTTGGTGGAGCACCAGATGCAGGCTGGACATCGTATATGCCGCTTGCCAGTAATACATACAGTAACACCCATGGGGTGGACTTCTACTCCCTAGGGTTGCAGATTGCCGGTATCGGTACGCTGCTCGGGGGGATTAACTTCCTCGTCACCATCATCAACATGCGTGCGCCAGGGATGACCTTCATGCGTATGCCGATGTTCACATGGGCGGTATTCATTACGTCGGCCTTGATCCTGTTCGCATTCCCTGCGATTACAGTTGGTCTCGTATTACTTACATTTGACCGGTTATTCGGTGCGAATTTCTTCGAAATTGCCAACGGCGGTAATGCCGTGTTATGGGAGCATATCTTCTGGATCTTTGGTCATCCTGAAGTATATATCTTGATCTTGCCGGCATTCGGTATTATCTCGGAAGTTGTATCGACATTCTCGAGAAAACGGTTGTTCGGATACAGCTCGATGGTATTCGCAACAATCCTTATCGGATTCTTGGGCTTCATGGTATGGGCTCACCACATGTTCACAGCAGGTTTAGGACCAGTAGCGAACGCCCTGTTCTCGATTGCGACGATGTTGATCGCCGTGCCGACGGGAATTAAGATCTTTAACTGGCTGTTCACCCTATGGGGTGGTCAATTGACATTCAACACATCAAGTTTGTTCGCGATTGGATTCATTCCAACATTCGTTATGGGTGGGGTTACAGGGGTTATGCTCGCGTCTGCGCCAGCTGACTTCCAGTACCACGATTCCTACTTTGTCGTAGCGCATTTCCATTACGTTATCGTCGGTGGTCTCGTATTCGGTCTATTCTCAGGCTTGTTCTACTGGTGGCCGAAAATGTTCGGTCGCGTACTGAACGAAGGACTTGGTAAAATCACGTTCTGGACATTCTTCATTGGATTCCATATGACGTTCTTCGTGCAGCATTTCTTAGGTTTGATGGGGATGCCGCGTCGCGTATTCACTTACTTGCCGAACCAAGGATTTGACACGATGAACTTAATCAGTTCCATCGGTGCGTTCTTGATGGGTGTAGGTACGATCGTATTCTTGATTAACATCGCGGTTACGGCTGCGAAACCAAAAAATGCACCAAACGATCCATGGGTAGACGGACGTACATTAGAATGGACGATTCCTTCCCCAGCGCCAGAATACAACTTCAAACAAACACCGCTTGTGCGTGGTTTGGACGCTTATTGGAAAGAAAAAATGGCAGGCAACAAAGAAGTTCCTGCAGCGGAGCCTGTTGGTTCGATCCATATGCCTTCTCCATCGATCATTCCATTTATGATGTCAGTTGGATTGTTCATCGCTGGTTTTGGATTCATGTTCGCAAAGGATGAGTTTGCGAATGGTTTCGTAGGTATGTTGTTCAATAACTATATCGTTGCAATTCTCGGTTTGGTGATTACATTCGGCGGTATGTTCTTACGTTCCGTATTCGATGATCATGGCTGGCATATTGAACCAGAGGAGCTAGAAGATAAGGGGGTAAAAGCATGA
- a CDS encoding cytochrome (ubi)quinol oxidase subunit III encodes MSSHAEHVDGQLPHEPEKATLEGRNKVLGFWLFLGGESVLFGTLFATFLALRDQIADGKPGTELFQLPTVALATFILLTSSLTSVFATQALHRHNVKAMINWLIVTVILGLGFLGLEIYEFFEYVHEGHKFTTSAFSSSFYTLVGFHGAHVAFGVVWIGILIAQIFKKGLTVVTAPKIYVAGIYWHFIDVVWVFIFTVVYLMGKVG; translated from the coding sequence ATGAGTTCGCACGCAGAACATGTAGACGGCCAATTGCCTCATGAGCCGGAGAAGGCGACCCTCGAAGGCCGTAATAAGGTCCTTGGATTCTGGTTGTTCCTCGGTGGGGAATCCGTGTTGTTCGGAACTTTGTTCGCGACGTTCCTTGCGCTTCGCGACCAGATCGCTGACGGTAAACCGGGAACAGAGTTGTTCCAATTACCGACTGTGGCTCTGGCGACATTCATTCTCTTAACGAGTAGTTTGACGAGTGTATTCGCTACCCAAGCGCTTCATCGTCATAATGTCAAAGCAATGATCAACTGGTTGATCGTGACTGTCATTCTTGGGTTAGGGTTCTTGGGTCTTGAGATTTATGAGTTCTTCGAGTATGTGCACGAAGGCCATAAGTTCACGACAAGCGCATTCAGTTCTTCGTTCTATACCTTAGTTGGATTCCACGGTGCCCACGTTGCATTCGGGGTTGTATGGATCGGAATACTTATTGCTCAAATTTTCAAAAAAGGGTTAACGGTTGTTACCGCCCCTAAAATCTATGTAGCAGGTATCTACTGGCACTTTATCGATGTCGTGTGGGTATTCATCTTCACAGTGGTTTACTTGATGGGAAAGGTGGGCTAA
- a CDS encoding cytochrome C oxidase subunit IV family protein: MSTQHSASDSTAKHRHRHEGPGKHIVAFIFSIVLTLIAFAAVMAGEVNKTFTYIIIMVMAVLQVVVQLAYWMHMKDRGHLMPIIFLFGGALIAFTAIIMAVYWVWW; the protein is encoded by the coding sequence ATGTCAACACAGCATTCTGCTTCAGACTCGACGGCGAAGCATCGTCATCGCCACGAGGGACCTGGTAAACATATCGTAGCATTTATTTTCTCCATCGTTCTAACGTTGATCGCTTTCGCTGCTGTTATGGCAGGCGAAGTGAACAAGACATTTACCTACATCATCATCATGGTGATGGCCGTTCTGCAAGTTGTGGTCCAATTGGCATACTGGATGCACATGAAAGACCGCGGGCATTTAATGCCAATCATTTTCTTGTTTGGCGGAGCCTTGATTGCCTTTACAGCTATTATCATGGCCGTATATTGGGTTTGGTGGTAA
- the ctaG gene encoding cytochrome c oxidase assembly factor CtaG: MLGLEYFSFSDLWSPWFLILMIAITAAYFVIIGPLRARFAEEGTTKVGQKICFVAGMVLFYLAQGGPISFLSHLMFTFHMLAMALSYIIVPPLIILGIPTWLWRSMFRYRPLHKLKFLMHPIFTAVLFNALFSLYHVPAVHDYVMLHFVVHRIYYVVLLITSMMMWWPILSPIPGGKLQDVSKMAYIFVNSVLITPACALIIFAGEPMYATYNDPNVWAQAMGYCFSGDPKVLLELFDGPTFFNILDPMQDQQVGGIMMKFIQELVNGSALAYIFYHWVRRESRDDDMDELPLVGSENWNKA; the protein is encoded by the coding sequence ATGCTCGGCTTAGAATACTTTAGCTTCTCAGATTTATGGAGTCCTTGGTTTTTAATACTTATGATCGCGATTACCGCTGCGTACTTTGTGATCATCGGTCCGCTTCGTGCACGATTTGCTGAAGAAGGGACAACGAAGGTAGGGCAGAAGATTTGCTTTGTGGCCGGGATGGTATTGTTCTATTTGGCGCAAGGCGGTCCGATCAGTTTTTTAAGCCATTTGATGTTCACGTTCCACATGCTTGCGATGGCATTATCTTATATTATTGTGCCGCCGCTCATTATTCTTGGTATTCCGACATGGCTATGGCGTTCGATGTTCCGCTACCGCCCGCTGCATAAATTGAAGTTTCTCATGCACCCGATTTTCACAGCCGTATTGTTCAATGCGCTGTTCTCGCTCTATCATGTTCCGGCTGTTCACGATTATGTCATGCTTCATTTTGTAGTCCATCGGATCTATTATGTGGTATTATTAATTACCTCAATGATGATGTGGTGGCCAATTCTCAGCCCGATTCCGGGCGGCAAGCTGCAGGATGTTAGTAAGATGGCGTATATCTTTGTGAATAGTGTATTGATTACACCGGCCTGTGCTTTGATTATTTTTGCAGGAGAGCCGATGTATGCGACTTATAACGATCCCAATGTATGGGCTCAGGCCATGGGTTATTGCTTCTCGGGCGACCCGAAGGTACTGCTCGAGTTGTTCGATGGACCGACGTTCTTCAATATTCTAGATCCGATGCAAGACCAACAAGTGGGCGGCATTATGATGAAGTTCATTCAGGAGCTTGTTAACGGGTCTGCGCTCGCGTATATCTTCTACCACTGGGTGAGAAGAGAGAGTCGCGACGATGATATGGACGAACTACCTTTGGTAGGCTCGGAGAATTGGAATAAAGCATAA
- a CDS encoding DUF420 domain-containing protein, translating to MDIFTIFPTISTSFIVISAILVAIGWVQIIKGKRKAHEKTMIAGAIAALLFFIIYMSRTIFVGNTAWGGPDDLKLYYHVFLIFHIVLATVAAVFGLTTLTLAFKKNFGKHRKWGRVTAVTWFFTAITGVAVYVLLYVLYPGGHTKPVIDAIFGL from the coding sequence GTGGATATTTTTACAATTTTTCCGACGATTAGTACAAGTTTTATTGTCATTAGTGCGATCCTAGTCGCGATTGGCTGGGTACAGATTATTAAGGGCAAGCGCAAGGCGCATGAGAAGACGATGATTGCCGGTGCGATTGCAGCGTTATTGTTCTTCATCATCTACATGTCGCGGACGATCTTTGTCGGCAACACGGCATGGGGCGGTCCGGATGATTTGAAGCTATACTATCATGTATTTCTGATCTTCCACATCGTGCTTGCGACGGTTGCAGCGGTGTTCGGTCTAACGACACTTACCTTAGCCTTTAAGAAGAACTTCGGGAAGCACCGTAAATGGGGTCGCGTCACAGCCGTGACATGGTTCTTTACCGCCATTACAGGCGTAGCAGTCTATGTATTGCTGTATGTCCTCTATCCAGGTGGTCATACCAAACCTGTGATTGATGCGATTTTTGGTCTATAA